Genomic DNA from Acidisoma sp. PAMC 29798:
CGGCAAGACCGTCGAAGTGGGCAATACCGACGCCGAGGGTAGGCTTGTCCTCTGCGATTTGCTTGCAGAGGCCGCCGCTGAGACGCCTGACATTTTGATTGATGCGGCAACCTTGACCGGTGCCGCGCGGACTGCACTGGGCCCTGACCTGCCCGCGCTTTTTTGTAACGATGCTGACTGGACACGGCGCTTTTTGGATGCAGGGATAGACCAACACGATCCATTGTGGCCGCTGCCACTCTGGCATGGATACGACTCGTGGCTGGATAGCAGCGTGGCCGATATCGCAAGCGTCAGCTCCAAACCACAGGCCGGGGCCATCGTCGCGGCTCTATTCCTGCAACGGTTCGTTACTGGGGCGAAGGCCTGGGCGCATGTCGATGTCTATGCCTGGAACGATCAAGCCCGTCCGGGACGGCCCGAAGGAGGCGAAGGAACCGCGATCCGCGCTCTATATTCGGCATTGACCACTCAATTCTCTAACTGAATTCGCGAACCTTGCTGATACCTTGTAATGCTGTGATTTCACCTCGCGCATTCGTGAGGATTACAAGTAAGAAATAGTTACAAAAAAGCGTTGTTACTTTTTCGCACTGCGTCATAAAACTCACATCGAGACGGTTCGACATTGGTCCAGACATTGGTGCGATCCGCTCTCCCGGCAGCGCGTAGAACAGATTAGGCGGCCGATGCCGCGTCGAAAGGAATAAGATTATGGTTTCCAACTCATCTTCAGATCAGCTGGTTGGCGTTCTTAGAGATACGATCGTGGCCCTCGTGCGGCGTGACGGTCCCGATCTTTCCGCCCGCCAACTGGGTGTTTTTCTGACCTGCTATCTGACGGATAAGGCGCATACGGTGCGCGGCCTCGCGGCCGACCTCGAAGTGTCCAAGCCTGCCATCACCCGCGCGCTCGATCGGCTGTCCGAGTTCGAGCTGGTGCGCCGCAAGCTTGACCCCACCGATCGCCGCAGCGTGCTGGTGCAGCGCACCCTCAAGGGCTCGGCCTTCCTGCGCGATCTGCGCTCGGTCATGACCGAGGCGGCGGGTGGCAAAGCCTCCGTCGTGCATGAAACCGGAAGCCGCCGCGCCGCAGGCTGAATCACGGAACGCATTCAGGCAATGGGGAGCGTGCTCACGCAGGTCTCCCCTGCCTGGACGTGGTTGTGACATTAAGGCGCTGCACGGGGCTTCCCACGGCCGCGACCCGTTGCTATATGCCGGCGCCTCGGAGGGCGCATAGCTCAGTTGGTAGAGCAGCTGACTCTTAATCAGCGGGTCGTAGGTTCGAATCCTACTGCGCCCACCATCCCTTCCTTTCTCCCGACCCTTCCCCAAATGCTTTGACGATCCAATCGCTGCCTCTGGCGGGTTGGCCGTCATGAGCAGGAGATTGGTATTCGTGGACAGTGGCACCCGCGTCGTCGGCGCGCGCATAGAGGACTACGCCCTCATCGGCGACTGCAGGACCTGCGCCCTCGTCAGCCGCGATGGCTCCATCGATTGGCTGTGCCTCCCCCGATTCGATAGCAGCGCCTGCCTCTCCAGCCTGTTGGGCGCACCGGAGAACGGTCGCTGGCGCATCGGCGCCACCGACCCGCAGGCACGGGTCACCCGCAGCTACAAGGACGGCAGCGTCATCCTCGAAACCATCATCGAGACGGCGAGCGGCCGTGCCCGCGTGACAGACTTCATGCCCATCGGCGAGAACGATCGCGCCATCATCCGCATCACCGAAGGACTGTCCGGCACCGTCGATCTGCGGTTCGATCTGACGATTCGCTTTGATTACGGGCGGTCGGTCCCCTGGGTGATCGGCCTTGAAGGTCAAAGCGGATTGCAGGCTATCTGCGGGCCCGACCGGATCACGGTCTTCTCGACCATTCCGCTGATCAACGAGAATATGGCCACCAACGCGGGCTTCACCCTGCGCGAAGGGGATCGCCACATCTTCACCCTGGTGCATAACCACTCGCATCTCGCTCTACCGCAGAAGCCTGACGTCGATCGGTTGTTCAAGGATACCGAGGCGTTCTGGAACTACTGGGCGGCCTTATCGAACTACGAAGGCCCCTGGGCCGATGTCGTCCGGCGGTCCCTGATCACCCTCAAGGCCCTGACCTATGCCCCCACCGGCGGGATCGTCGCCGCGGCCACCACGTCCCTGCCCGAGCAGATCGGCGGCAGCCGGAACTGGGATTACCGCTTCTGCTGGCTGCGGGACGCGAC
This window encodes:
- a CDS encoding MarR family transcriptional regulator gives rise to the protein MVSNSSSDQLVGVLRDTIVALVRRDGPDLSARQLGVFLTCYLTDKAHTVRGLAADLEVSKPAITRALDRLSEFELVRRKLDPTDRRSVLVQRTLKGSAFLRDLRSVMTEAAGGKASVVHETGSRRAAG